The DNA sequence GGCGTGTGTCGAGGGCAGCTGAGCAGGCTATGGCGACGGCGAGGATACACGTTCCGCAGCGGCTCGAAGCCGGTCAGATTTTTGAGGTGCGCCTGCTCATCCGCCATCCCATGGAAACCGGCCTGCGGTATGACAACGTCGGCCACAAGATTCCAAAGAATATCGTGCATACGCTTGTGTGTCGGTATAACGGCCAGGAGGTGTTCCACGCCGAGCTGTTTCCCGGCATTGCCGCCAACCCGTATTTCTCGTTTTTCACCACCGCCGAATCGTCGGGTGAACTGGAGTGTACGTGGACCGACGACGCCGGAGTCACCACCTCCGAGCGTGTGGCAATTACGGTCGGCCAGTGAAACTTCATGCGGTCCTGCCTCAGTTTGGACATGCTTGCCCGTAGAACCCACACCGGCCTGCTCTCAGTCCGCTACTCGCGCCGGGAAAATCCCCCTCAGTCCCCCTTTTTCAACGTGTGATGCACATGACCTGGAATCTGCTCCTACCAGCCGTGCGGAAGCCGCTGGGCTGGAGAGCACCCACCCCGCCGCTGACGCGGCACCCCTCCGAGGAGGGGATGGGGGCGGCACCCCTCCTCGGTGGGGTGGCCGGAGGCCGGGGTGGGTTTCTTTTTGCATCACACGTTTTCAAAGAGGGAAGCGCGAAGCGCAGGAGGATGTCTGGGCGGGAGAATGCTCCTCCAGGAAAGAAATGCAAACTGAGACACTACCCGATCCTGGGGCTGGTGGCGTTCCTGGGGCTGCTGTCCGTCGCTCATCCGGCCGGCGCGGACCCGCCCGCCGGCCGTGGCGCGGCCCTGGCCTCGGCGTGCGCCGTGTGTCACGGTCCGGGCGGGCGTAGCCGGGGGGCGATTCCCGGGCTTAATGGTCTGTCCCCCAAAGCCCTCAGGCAGGCGATGGATGCCTTTCGGACCGAACAACGTCCGGCGACGGTCATGCACTACATTGCCACAGGGCTTACCCCTGCGGATATCGAGGCCGTGGTCGCCCATTTCGGGCAAGAGGGTGAATCCTGAGCAGTTCGTCAGCAAGAGAGGATTGATCACCGTGCTGCCACGCATGCCGGTGCTGACGCGTCGCCAGGCCTTGGGCCTAGCCGGCAGCCTGCCTGTGGCCGGGCTGCTCAGGTCCCGCCCGTGGGCCAAGCCCTCCGGCCGGGTCGTGGTGCTCGGCGGCGGCTTTGGGGGGGCGACGTGCGCCAAATACCTGCGCCTGGCCGCCCCCGAGCTTGCGGTCAGCCTGGTAACGGCCGAAGAGCGGTTTATCAGCTGTCCGTTCAGCAACACCGCCCTGGTTGGCCTGCGTGACCTGGCCTCCCTGACGCATGGCTACCGCACGCTCCGGGAACGCTATGGGGTGCGGCTCATATACGGTCGGGCCACACAGATTGATCCGGCCCGGCATCGCCTCGACCTGGCCGACGGCCAGAGCCTGACCTACGACAAGCTGGTGCTCTCACCAGGCGTTGAACTGCGCTGGGGAGCGCCGCACGGCTACGACCGGGCTGCGGCCGAGGTGTTCCCCCACGCCTGGCAGGCCGGGCCACAAACCGTTCTGCTGGGCCGACAGCTCATGGCCATGGAGGATGGCGGGCTGGTGGTGATTGCGGTCCCGGAAACGCCCTACCGCTGTCCGCCCGGACCCTACGAGCGGGCAAGTCTGATCGCCCACTATCTCAAAACCCATAAGCCCCGGTCAAAAGTCCTGATCCTGGATGCCAAGGACACGTTTACCAAGGACCGGCTGTTTCTGGCCGCCTGGCAACGTCTGTATCCCGGCCTGCTCGAATGGGTGGCGGGCAGTCAGGGCGGACGGGTCATCGAGGTCGAGAGCAAGGCCGGCATCGTCCGCACAGAGTTTGACGAATACACACCGGCCGTGGCCAATATTATTGCGCCGCAACGGGCGGCGGCGATTGCCCGCACCGCCGGGCTCGACCAGGGCCGGGGCTGGTGTGCGATCAAAGCCAGCAGCTTTGAGTCGGTCGGGCATCCAGATGTGCATATCATCGGTGACGCGGCTATCGCCAACCCCATGCCCAAGTCTGCCTTCAGCGCCAATATCCAGGCCAAGGCCTGCGCGCTGGCCATCGTCGCCCAGCTGCGCGGCCAGCCGCTCGCCCAGCCGGTGTTGATGAACACCTGTTACAGCCTGGTCGCGCCCGACTACGGCATTTCCATCAGCGCGGTCTATCGGGTTGAAGACGACACGATTCGGGTTGTGCCTGGCTCAAGCGGAACCAGCCCGCTCGACGCCCCCGAGGCAACCCGCGCCCTGGAAGCCGACTATGCCCGGTCGTGGTACGCCAATATCACGGCCGATACCTTTGGCTAGGATGTCTTTTGTCAATGCTCTTTCGGCCGTCTTGGCTGTCCTGTGGGGGCTGAGTCTCGCCTCGGGTCTTGCCGATGCCAACGACCCGGCTCCGAGTCCCAAGTTGGCTCTGCCGGCTGCCCTCACCGACCAGCCCGGCGATGTCGAACGCGGGCGACGTATCGTGCTCGACCGCGAGCGCGGCGACTGTGTGGTGTGTCACGCCATGCCGCTGCCCGGGCGGCAGTTTCACGGCAGCCTGGGGCTGCCTCTGGATGGCATCGGCAGTCGCTCCGGCGCGGCTGAGCTGCGCCTGCGGCTGGTCAACCCCAAGGCGCTCGACCCGCACACCATCATGCCGGCCTATCATTCCACCCAGGGTCTGTACCGGGTGCTTGGACCCTATCGCGGGCGGCCTATCCTCAGCGCCCAGGAGATTGAGGATGTAGTCGCCTATCTCCTCAGCCTGCGGGCGGATGGGCTAACCCCGCTGCCGGCTTCCCGTCCGCATCGCGTCGACCCGGACCGCACGGAGACAGGCTCGCCTACCGTAGTGGACGGTCGCCGTTCGGGCTATGTGTATCTGTCGGAGGAAAACCGGCGCTTACAGGACGATGCATTCGGCAATCCGGGCCTGTTGTGGGTCGAGCGGGGAGGCGAGCTGTGGGCCCAGCCGCACGGCCCGAGCCACACGTCGTGCGCCAGCTGTCACGCCGACCCTGCGGTCAGCATGCGCGGCGCCCGAACCCGATATCCCCGTTTCGATACCCGTCGCAACAAACTGATCAATCTCGAACAACAGATCAACCGCTGCCGTGAAGAACGGCTCGGAGCGGCCGCCTATGCGTATGAGTCCGAGGAGTTGCTGGCCCTGACCGCGCTAATCGGCTTTCAGTCGCGCGGCCTGCCGCTCCGGGTTGATATCGAGGGACCGGCCAGGCCGTTTTTTGAGGCCGGCCGGGCGTTTTTTGAGCGCCGC is a window from the Desulfurellaceae bacterium genome containing:
- the soxZ gene encoding thiosulfate oxidation carrier complex protein SoxZ codes for the protein MATARIHVPQRLEAGQIFEVRLLIRHPMETGLRYDNVGHKIPKNIVHTLVCRYNGQEVFHAELFPGIAANPYFSFFTTAESSGELECTWTDDAGVTTSERVAITVGQ
- a CDS encoding c-type cytochrome: MSGRENAPPGKKCKLRHYPILGLVAFLGLLSVAHPAGADPPAGRGAALASACAVCHGPGGRSRGAIPGLNGLSPKALRQAMDAFRTEQRPATVMHYIATGLTPADIEAVVAHFGQEGES
- a CDS encoding FAD-dependent oxidoreductase, whose product is MLPRMPVLTRRQALGLAGSLPVAGLLRSRPWAKPSGRVVVLGGGFGGATCAKYLRLAAPELAVSLVTAEERFISCPFSNTALVGLRDLASLTHGYRTLRERYGVRLIYGRATQIDPARHRLDLADGQSLTYDKLVLSPGVELRWGAPHGYDRAAAEVFPHAWQAGPQTVLLGRQLMAMEDGGLVVIAVPETPYRCPPGPYERASLIAHYLKTHKPRSKVLILDAKDTFTKDRLFLAAWQRLYPGLLEWVAGSQGGRVIEVESKAGIVRTEFDEYTPAVANIIAPQRAAAIARTAGLDQGRGWCAIKASSFESVGHPDVHIIGDAAIANPMPKSAFSANIQAKACALAIVAQLRGQPLAQPVLMNTCYSLVAPDYGISISAVYRVEDDTIRVVPGSSGTSPLDAPEATRALEADYARSWYANITADTFG
- the soxA gene encoding sulfur oxidation c-type cytochrome SoxA, with product MSFVNALSAVLAVLWGLSLASGLADANDPAPSPKLALPAALTDQPGDVERGRRIVLDRERGDCVVCHAMPLPGRQFHGSLGLPLDGIGSRSGAAELRLRLVNPKALDPHTIMPAYHSTQGLYRVLGPYRGRPILSAQEIEDVVAYLLSLRADGLTPLPASRPHRVDPDRTETGSPTVVDGRRSGYVYLSEENRRLQDDAFGNPGLLWVERGGELWAQPHGPSHTSCASCHADPAVSMRGARTRYPRFDTRRNKLINLEQQINRCREERLGAAAYAYESEELLALTALIGFQSRGLPLRVDIEGPARPFFEAGRAFFERRRGQLDMACAQCHDKYAGQRLRGDILSQGQINGFPIYRHAWQSLGSSHRMFAWCNTAIRAEPLAYGTDAYVNLELYLAWRGRGLGVETPAVRR